In a single window of the Thunnus maccoyii chromosome 7, fThuMac1.1, whole genome shotgun sequence genome:
- the lsm4 gene encoding U6 snRNA-associated Sm-like protein LSm4, whose amino-acid sequence MLPLSLLKTAQNHPMLVELKNGETYNGHLVSCDNWMNINLREVICTSRDGDKFWRMPECYIRGSTIKYLRIPDEIIDMVKEEVVSKGRGRGGAQQNKQQGKGRGGAGRGLFGGRGRGMTGAGRGLQQQQDKKPGKPQGMKNQH is encoded by the exons ATG CTTCCCCTGTCACTGCTGAAGACTGCCCAGAACCATCCCATG ctGGTGGAGCTGAAGAATGGAGAGACGTACAACGGTCACCTGGTCAGCTGTGACAACTGGATGAACATCAACCTGAGAGAAGTCATTTGCACCTCGAGG GATGGAGATAAGTTCTGGAGGATGCCTGAGTGCTACATCCGAGGAAGCACTATCAAGTATCTACGAATCCCAGATGAGATCATCGACATGGTGAAGGAGGAGGTGGTGTCAAAGGGTCGCGGACGGGGAGGTGCCCAGCAGAACAAACAGCAGGgcaaaggaagaggaggagccgGCCGAG GTTTGTTTGGCGGTCGTGGCAGAGGAATGACCGGCGCTGGTCGGGgcctacagcagcagcaggataaGAAACCAGGCAAACCACAGGGAATGAAGAACCAGCACTGA